A genomic window from Pecten maximus chromosome 4, xPecMax1.1, whole genome shotgun sequence includes:
- the LOC117326471 gene encoding ribosome-binding protein 1-like, which yields MFFGCTSAADFLKLWSNNTQNQGTRGHSKRLWSNNAQTQGTRVHSKTGATTPKHKGQGATQKLEQQRPNTRDKGPLKNWSNNAQTQETRGHSKTGATTPKHKGQGATQKLEQQRPNTRDKGPLKNWSNNAQTQGTRGHSKPGATTPKHKRQGATQKLEQQRSTTRDKGPLKNWSNNAQTQGTRGHSKTGATTPKHKGHGATQKLEQQRPNTRDKGPLKNWSNNAQTQGQGATQKLEQQRPNTRDKGPLKNWSNNAQTQGTRVHSKTGATTLNNKGQGATQKLEQQRPNTRDKGPLKNWRNNAQQQGTRGHSKTGATTLNNKGQGSTQKLEQQRPNTRDKGPLKNWNNNAQQQGTRVHSKTGATTLNNKGQGSSQ from the coding sequence ATGTTCTTTGGGTGTACATCGGCAGCGGATTTTCTGAAACTGTGGAGCAACAATACCCAAAACCAAGGGACAAGGGGCCACTCAAAAAGGCTGTGGAGCAACAACGCCCAAACACAAGGGACAAGGGTCCACTCAAAAACTGGAGCAACAACGCCCAAACACAAGGGACAAGGGGCCACTCAAAAACTGGAGCAACAACGCCCAAACACAAGGGACAAGGGGCCACTCAAAAACTGGAGCAATAACGCCCAAACACAAGAGACAAGGGGCCACTCAAAAACTGGAGCAACAACGCCCAAACACAAGGGACAAGGGGCCACTCAAAAACTGGAGCAACAACGCCCAAACACAAGAGACAAGGGGCCACTCAAAAACTGGAGCAACAACGCCCAAACACAAGGGACAAGGGGCCACTCAAAACCTGGAGCAACAACGCCCAAACACAAGAGACAAGGGGCCACTCAAAAACTGGAGCAACAACGCTCAACAACAAGGGACAAGGGTCCACTCAAAAACTGGAGCAACAACGCCCAAACACAAGGGACAAGGGGCCACTCAAAAACTGGAGCAACAACGCCCAAACACAAGGGACACGGGGCCACTCAAAAACTGGAGCAACAACGCCCAAACACAAGGGACAAGGGGCCACTCAAAAACTGGAGCAACAACGCCCAAACACAAGGACAAGGAGCCACTCAAAAACTGGAGCAACAACGCCCAAACACAAGGGACAAGGGGCCACTCAAAAACTGGAGTAACAACGCCCAAACACAAGGGACAAGGGTCCACTCAAAAACTGGCGCAACAACGCTCAACAACAAGGGACAAGGGGCCACTCAAAAACTGGAGCAACAACGCCCAAACACAAGGGACAAGGGGCCACTCAAAAACTGGCGCAACAACGCTCAACAACAAGGGACAAGGGGCCACTCAAAAACTGGAGCAACAACGCTCAACAACAAGGGACAAGGGTCCACTCAAAAACTGGAGCAACAACGCCCAAACACAAGGGACAAGGGTCCACTCAAAAACTGGAACAACAACGCTCAACAACAAGGGACAAGGGTCCACTCAAAAACTGGAGCAACAACGCTCAACAACAAGGGACAAGGGTCCTCTCAATAA